The proteins below are encoded in one region of Triticum aestivum cultivar Chinese Spring chromosome 1B, IWGSC CS RefSeq v2.1, whole genome shotgun sequence:
- the LOC123104573 gene encoding pectin acetylesterase 5, with the protein MPPSPAASAPASRHLRLWWRRRGRAGAVAATFAAALLAAALLLSLSYFASLPLAPSSSSALVGLTLLRRAEEKGALCLDGSAPGYHLQRGSGSGSQSWLIHLEGGGWCRNLKSCASRQKSMLGSSHYMERQVEFAGMLSDDEDQNPDFHNWNKVKIRYCDGASFSGNVKDEFQNGTKFFFRGQRIWEAVMDELLLKGLRHAKQAFLTGCSAGGLATYIHCDGFRALLPKDSRVKCLADGGFFLDVEDISKQRTLRAFYSDIVGLQDLKRKFLHCSSSMEPGQCFFPREIVKDIRTPVFVLNPAYDAWQVQHVLAPEASDPQHSWQDCRLDISKCSPDQLEILQGFREELHDAMREIKQKKDWGIFIDSCFIHCQTLNSVTWHSPSSPRVNNKTMAEAVGDWFFDRREVKELDCEYPCNPTCHNLVFSKPFKG; encoded by the exons ATGCCGCCGTCCCCCGCCGCGTCCGCCCCGGCGAGCCGCCACCTGCGCCTCTGGTGGCGCCGCCGCGGCCGGGCCGGCGCCGTCGCGGCCACCTTCGCCGCCGCGCTGCTCGCCGCGGCCCTTCTCCTCTCGCTCTCCTACTTCGCCTCCCTGCCCCttgcgccctcctcctcctccgccctcgTCGGCCTCACCCTCCTCCGCCGCGCCGAGGAGAAGGGCGCTC TGTGCTTGGACGGGAGCGCGCCGGGGTACCATCTGCAGAGAGGGTCGGGGAGTGGGTCTCAGAGCTGGCTCATCCACTTGGAG GGTGGAGGCTGGTGCCGAAATTTGAAATCATGCGCTTCACGTCAGAAATCGATGCTGGGTTCTTCCCATTACATGGAACGTCAGGTTGAATTTGCTGGGATGTTGAGCGATGATGAAGATCAGAATCCAG ATTTTCACAACTGGAATAAAGTGAAGATAAGGTATTGCGATGGGGCATCATTTTCTGGGAACGTCAAAGACGAGTTTCAG AATGGCACAAAATTCTTTTTCCGAGGCCAGCGTATCTGGGAAGCAGTTATGGATGAACTTCTACTGAAGGGGCTCAGACATGCTAAACAG GCTTTTCTAACAGGGTGCTCTGCTGGTGGGTTAGCCACTTACATTCACTGTGATGGTTTTCGGGCACTGCTGCCAAAAGATTCTAGGGTTAAGTGTCTTGCGGATGGTGGTTTTTTCCTTGATGT AGAGGACATTTCCAAGCAAAGGACCTTGCGGGCTTTCTACAGTGACATTGTCGGTCTTCAG GATCTCAAGAGGAAGTTTTTGCACTGCAGCTCAAGCATGGAACCGGGCCAG TGCTTCTTTCCTCGTGAAATTGTTAAAGACATCAGGACACCAGTATTTGTTCTTAATCCAGCATATGATGCCTGGCAG GTACAACACGTGTTGGCACCAGAAGCATCGGATCCCCAACATTCATGGCAAGATTGTAGGTTGGATATTAGCAAGTGCAGTCCTGACCAACTTGAAATACTCCAAG GTTTTAGGGAAGAGCTCCATGACGCGATGAGAGAAATCAAGCAGAAAAAGGACTGGGGTATTTTCATTGACTCCTGCTTTATACACTGTCAGACGTTGAACTCTGTGACTTGGCACTCTCCATCTTCTCCTAGAGTCAACAACAAG ACCATGGCAGAAGCGGTTGGAGACTGGTTCTTTGACAGGAGAGAGGTGAAGGAACTAGATTGCGAATATCCGTGCAACCCAACGTGCCACAACTTGGTTTTTTCCAAGCCCTTCAAGGGATAA